In a single window of the Dinghuibacter silviterrae genome:
- a CDS encoding VOC family protein: MSRVNTYLNFARSTEEAFNFYKTVFGTEFGAPIARFGDAPPQPGAPPMSDADKNLVLHVSLPILGGHMLMGTDAPESFGFHLTFGDNMHICLEPDTRAETDRLFAALSAGGKVTMPLADMFWGDYFGSCTDQYGVQWMLSWRAKA; encoded by the coding sequence ATGTCAAGAGTTAACACCTACCTTAATTTCGCCCGGAGTACCGAGGAAGCCTTCAACTTTTACAAGACGGTCTTCGGAACCGAATTTGGTGCGCCTATCGCACGCTTTGGCGACGCCCCTCCCCAGCCCGGAGCACCCCCCATGTCCGACGCGGACAAAAACCTCGTGCTGCACGTGTCGCTGCCCATCCTGGGCGGTCACATGCTCATGGGTACGGACGCCCCGGAGTCCTTTGGGTTCCATCTGACTTTCGGGGACAACATGCACATCTGCCTGGAGCCGGATACCCGTGCGGAGACGGATCGCCTTTTTGCCGCCCTGTCCGCCGGTGGTAAAGTAACCATGCCGCTCGCGGATATGTTTTGGGGTGATTATTTCGGGAGCTGCACCGATCAGTATGGAGTGCAGTGGATGCTTAGCTGGAGGGCGAAGGCGTAA
- a CDS encoding O-methyltransferase yields the protein MQPFPSAYQRILDKTLESGFTMASDALTCSLLRTLAVSKPSGKFLELGTGTGLSTSWILDGMDPPSTLISIDNDAVFLDIAREALGSDPRLQLVLTDGGAWIEENAHQRFDYIFADTWHGKYLLLDKALAMLNKGGFYIIDDMLPQPNWPEGHEEKATGLVAFLEAREDLLLTNQLWATGVVIAVKK from the coding sequence ATGCAACCCTTCCCCTCCGCGTATCAACGCATTCTTGACAAGACCCTGGAATCCGGGTTCACCATGGCCTCTGACGCCCTGACGTGTTCATTACTCCGGACCCTTGCCGTATCCAAGCCCTCGGGCAAGTTTCTTGAACTTGGCACCGGCACCGGGCTTTCGACCTCGTGGATCCTGGATGGCATGGACCCGCCATCCACACTGATCTCCATCGACAACGACGCCGTTTTTCTGGACATCGCCCGGGAAGCGCTGGGGTCGGACCCCCGTTTGCAGCTTGTGTTGACCGACGGCGGCGCGTGGATCGAAGAAAACGCGCACCAAAGGTTCGATTATATTTTTGCCGACACCTGGCACGGGAAATACCTCCTTTTAGACAAGGCGCTGGCGATGCTTAACAAAGGTGGATTCTATATCATCGACGATATGCTGCCACAGCCCAACTGGCCGGAGGGGCATGAAGAAAAGGCCACCGGTCTGGTGGCCTTTTTAGAAGCAAGGGAGGACCTTTTGCTGACAAATCAGTTGTGGGCGACGGGGGTTGTTATCGCGGTGAAAAAATAG
- a CDS encoding sensor histidine kinase, protein MEIRNKRQYVVLLIHILVWSLLGFVLLLYPPHNFGVKLPPEFWIVQSVHLLLLVIFFYYNALVAVPEYLLRQKGVRFTVSVTLNVVFIVVVNTFLDRTLHLQALLSRQLGIKLVDRSVVNIYMLTTTLLVLGISTSVAVIQQWQKENQARQSLEQAQMKSEMTLLKGQINPHFFFNTLNNIYSLTFIDIVQSRESLHKLSRMMRYLLYEAHDTVPLSKEVNFVRDYVELMRIRLQEGTTVVVEEPGIVSDDPIYPMLLIPFVENAFKHGVSTMVPGRIHIRSTLIDRTFRFEVRNCIVSKNGLSADLDGGIGLSNTRRRLELLYKDRYRLNIVEEPETTYTVCLELNL, encoded by the coding sequence ATGGAGATCCGCAACAAGCGCCAATACGTCGTCCTTTTGATACACATCCTGGTATGGAGCTTGCTGGGGTTTGTCCTTCTTTTGTATCCCCCGCACAACTTTGGGGTGAAGCTTCCTCCTGAATTCTGGATCGTTCAAAGCGTACACTTGCTGCTGCTCGTTATCTTTTTCTATTACAATGCGCTGGTCGCTGTTCCCGAATACCTGCTAAGACAAAAGGGGGTTCGTTTTACCGTTTCCGTGACGTTGAATGTCGTTTTTATCGTTGTGGTGAACACCTTCCTGGACCGGACTTTGCACCTTCAAGCGCTGCTCAGCCGGCAACTGGGGATAAAGCTGGTAGACCGGTCCGTGGTCAATATCTATATGCTGACCACCACTTTGCTGGTCTTGGGCATCAGCACGAGCGTGGCGGTCATTCAACAGTGGCAAAAGGAAAACCAGGCGCGCCAGTCCCTGGAGCAGGCGCAAATGAAGTCGGAGATGACGTTGCTAAAAGGTCAGATCAACCCTCATTTCTTCTTCAATACGCTGAATAATATATACTCCCTGACGTTCATTGATATTGTCCAGTCCCGTGAATCCCTGCACAAGCTGTCCAGGATGATGCGCTACCTGCTCTATGAGGCACACGATACCGTTCCGCTGAGCAAGGAGGTCAATTTTGTACGGGACTACGTCGAACTGATGCGGATACGCCTGCAGGAAGGCACCACGGTCGTCGTAGAAGAACCGGGCATCGTCAGCGATGATCCGATTTATCCCATGCTCCTGATCCCTTTTGTAGAAAACGCCTTCAAACATGGGGTGAGTACGATGGTTCCCGGGAGGATACACATCCGGTCGACCCTCATCGACAGGACATTCCGGTTTGAGGTCAGGAACTGCATCGTCAGCAAAAACGGTCTTTCCGCCGACCTGGACGGGGGCATTGGGCTTTCGAACACGAGGCGGAGACTGGAATTATTATATAAAGACCGGTATCGTCTGAACATCGTGGAAGAGCCGGAGACGACCTACACGGTGTGCCTGGAACTCAATTTATGA
- a CDS encoding T9SS type A sorting domain-containing protein, which produces MKKLYIFVAYLLCYASVQAQWSLTGNAISSGNFLGTTNGQSLVFEAEGIVSGEIDVSWDNTFWGLGSGGTLGSGSIQNSAFGYYALTHNVGGQGNTAIGYYSMAQNSSGNYNVGVGLESLYDNTTGIGNCAVGPLALYYNTTASENSAFGSNALQDNTTGQYNSGFGALTLYNNSTGSENTAMGYQALYSNTASFNTAIGYQSMMNNTTGYGNVATGYQSMLANTTGNNNVAIGNNALAQNTTGIENVAIGYSAAYGNQGGGNTAIGYSALAGTNTANGNTAVGDQAMTSNSSGSGNAALGYEAMYDNSTGSNNTALGYQALYYNSTGSGNTAIGDQAGPGSGANLSNTIAIGNMATPTASNEAIFGNTATTTIGGYANWTNFSDGRYKKNIQEDVPGLEFINLLRPVTYTLDVNGINSVLYPSGVDNRMQQAMTQKAQVVYSGFIAQEVSAAAQKVNYDFSGVVKPQGGKDFYGLRYDDFVPPLVKSVQQLSKENDTLSNAISSLQTEVTAIQAQINELKGNNTLTLTGDRPILKQNAPNPFITTTTIPYHIPEKSNIVQLSITDANGNVLKTVRIQSKGDGQEIIPAAGLAPGTYFYTLTIDGKIVGTKKMVLLAN; this is translated from the coding sequence ATGAAAAAGCTATACATCTTTGTTGCCTATCTCCTGTGTTATGCCTCCGTACAAGCCCAGTGGTCCCTGACCGGGAACGCGATCAGCTCCGGGAATTTCCTGGGCACGACCAACGGCCAAAGCCTCGTTTTCGAGGCCGAGGGTATCGTCTCCGGGGAAATCGACGTTTCCTGGGACAATACGTTCTGGGGGCTGGGTTCCGGTGGAACCCTTGGTTCCGGGTCGATACAGAACTCGGCTTTCGGGTACTACGCCCTGACGCATAATGTCGGGGGACAGGGGAACACCGCCATCGGGTACTACTCCATGGCCCAGAACAGCAGCGGGAACTATAATGTGGGCGTGGGCCTGGAATCCCTGTACGACAACACCACGGGGATAGGCAATTGCGCGGTCGGCCCGCTCGCGTTGTACTACAATACCACGGCCAGTGAAAACTCGGCCTTCGGGTCCAACGCGCTCCAGGACAATACGACCGGTCAGTATAACAGCGGATTCGGAGCCCTCACCCTCTATAACAACTCTACCGGCTCGGAAAATACGGCCATGGGGTACCAGGCACTGTATAGCAATACGGCGAGCTTTAATACCGCCATCGGCTATCAGTCCATGATGAACAATACAACCGGCTATGGTAACGTAGCGACCGGTTATCAGTCCATGCTGGCCAATACGACCGGAAACAACAACGTGGCCATCGGGAACAACGCGCTGGCCCAAAATACGACGGGGATAGAAAACGTTGCCATAGGCTATTCTGCGGCCTACGGCAACCAGGGCGGCGGGAATACGGCGATCGGCTATAGCGCACTCGCAGGGACCAATACAGCCAATGGCAATACCGCCGTGGGAGACCAGGCGATGACCTCCAATTCCTCCGGCTCTGGCAACGCCGCGTTAGGCTATGAGGCCATGTACGACAACTCCACGGGCAGCAACAATACGGCCCTGGGATACCAGGCCCTGTATTATAATTCAACCGGGAGCGGCAACACGGCGATCGGGGACCAGGCAGGTCCCGGTTCCGGTGCCAACCTTTCCAATACCATCGCCATCGGGAACATGGCAACCCCCACTGCCAGCAACGAAGCCATATTTGGCAATACAGCCACCACCACTATCGGCGGCTATGCCAACTGGACCAACTTCTCGGACGGCCGGTATAAAAAGAACATCCAGGAAGATGTACCGGGCCTGGAATTCATCAACCTTCTCCGCCCCGTCACCTATACCCTGGACGTCAACGGGATCAACAGTGTGCTTTATCCCAGCGGGGTCGATAACCGGATGCAGCAGGCAATGACCCAGAAAGCACAGGTCGTCTACTCGGGTTTCATCGCCCAGGAAGTGAGCGCTGCCGCACAAAAGGTCAACTATGACTTTAGCGGAGTGGTCAAACCCCAAGGCGGCAAAGACTTTTACGGTTTGCGCTATGACGACTTCGTACCGCCCCTGGTCAAATCGGTTCAACAGTTGAGCAAGGAGAACGACACCTTATCCAACGCCATCAGCAGCCTCCAAACCGAGGTCACCGCCATCCAGGCGCAGATCAATGAGCTGAAGGGGAACAACACGCTTACCTTGACGGGTGACCGCCCCATCCTGAAGCAGAATGCGCCCAATCCTTTCATCACCACCACGACGATCCCCTATCACATCCCCGAAAAGTCCAACATCGTCCAGTTAAGCATCACCGATGCCAACGGCAACGTGCTGAAAACCGTACGGATCCAAAGCAAAGGGGATGGGCAGGAAATAATACCGGCGGCCGGTCTCGCCCCCGGGACTTATTTCTATACCCTAACCATCGATGGGAAGATCGTAGGCACAAAAAAGATGGTATTGCTGGCAAACTAG
- a CDS encoding outer membrane beta-barrel protein has translation MKKHLLVALLCSAGMFRASAQTQKGTLFVGASVGTTTYSQSTNDYSYPDGGTKDAVTHAYSLSMTPQVGVFVTNHLVLAGNLGVSYTHNRTTANNTETSPSSSITTTNSTTVDLGPMLRYYFYESRPLRTMLYLQAQGTVGIGAGNTTGSGGSPTSTYTSSGTTSGIVTWTGGGYLGVTHWIRPDIGIDFGLGYLHSYEHSDVTNSTVTTNSTTGGQTTKPNNYTLGTNTDGFTALVAFHWYLRPHGKA, from the coding sequence ATGAAGAAGCATTTACTCGTTGCACTCCTGTGCTCCGCAGGCATGTTCCGTGCCTCTGCCCAAACACAAAAAGGGACCCTGTTCGTGGGTGCCTCCGTCGGTACCACGACTTATTCCCAGTCAACCAATGACTACAGCTACCCGGATGGGGGGACGAAGGACGCGGTTACGCACGCGTACAGCCTGAGCATGACGCCCCAGGTCGGTGTGTTTGTCACCAACCACCTGGTCCTGGCCGGTAACCTCGGGGTGAGCTACACGCACAACCGGACCACCGCGAACAATACGGAGACCAGCCCCTCTTCGTCAATCACCACCACGAACAGCACGACGGTGGACCTGGGCCCCATGCTTCGCTATTATTTCTATGAGAGCAGGCCCCTGCGCACGATGCTTTACCTGCAGGCACAGGGCACCGTAGGGATCGGTGCAGGGAATACCACCGGGTCCGGCGGTTCCCCCACCAGCACCTATACGTCCAGCGGGACGACCAGCGGCATCGTAACCTGGACCGGGGGCGGGTACCTCGGGGTCACGCACTGGATCCGTCCCGATATCGGCATCGATTTCGGTCTGGGATACCTGCACAGCTATGAGCACAGCGACGTCACCAACAGCACGGTGACGACAAATTCCACCACCGGAGGCCAGACGACCAAGCCCAACAATTATACCCTGGGCACCAATACGGATGGGTTCACCGCTCTGGTAGCGTTTCACTGGTATCTGCGGCCTCACGGGAAGGCATAA
- a CDS encoding tail fiber domain-containing protein: protein MKKIYLLLGLGLSTGPGLHAQWQLTGNAISPGNFIGTTNFQNLLLKANNFNAGLIDVSNQNTFLGEECGGSPTTAVQGVAMGRYALSGNSTGQGNVGFGRYALAFNTTGAFNTAVGLEAMYGGQVSNNNVAVGPLALYHVNNGGYTSQGIDNCAMGSNALQTLTDGNWNDAFGGRALYTNSLGYANEALGHGALYLSTSSTNIALGFVAMDSNAGGSDDIVVGCEAGQNSHGGTDNIAYGFVAMRASASNFNIGIGSNALYYAGGPTNTAIGASALQNNSGASTFYNIAIGEIAMYQNTTGGSCTTFGLEALVNNTSGLNDISFGAFSLPANTTGELAVSVGTGATATSSGFTEGVSLGYDASCMASYEVVVGNSSITSIGGYANWSNFSDGRYKKNVKENVPGLAFIRQLRPVTYNLDLTGLGRVLTSTVAQPTVLSPARQFVPEPAPDPAPVALKEKIRYTGFVAQEVDTAAKSLSYSFDGVAHMGTTPSLYGLNYGEFVVPVTASVQELSRIHDSLTQVLSDLQDELYNAHLQLNRLAQMAAMGSKEPRSDAKPADSAMLTGREKKGRIQ from the coding sequence ATGAAAAAAATCTACCTATTGCTGGGGCTTGGCCTCAGTACCGGGCCGGGCCTTCATGCGCAATGGCAACTCACCGGCAATGCCATCAGTCCCGGCAATTTTATCGGGACAACTAATTTCCAAAACCTTCTCCTGAAAGCCAACAACTTCAATGCGGGTCTGATCGATGTCTCCAACCAGAACACCTTCCTGGGGGAAGAATGCGGCGGATCACCGACAACGGCCGTACAAGGCGTAGCCATGGGTCGGTACGCGTTGTCGGGTAATTCCACGGGCCAGGGAAACGTGGGATTCGGCCGGTATGCGTTGGCCTTTAACACCACCGGGGCCTTCAACACCGCCGTGGGCCTGGAGGCTATGTATGGAGGCCAGGTCTCCAACAACAACGTGGCGGTGGGGCCGCTGGCGCTGTATCACGTAAACAACGGAGGGTATACCAGCCAAGGCATCGATAACTGTGCCATGGGGTCCAATGCCCTGCAGACGCTCACGGACGGCAACTGGAACGACGCGTTCGGGGGGCGTGCGCTCTATACGAACTCGCTGGGTTATGCCAACGAGGCGCTCGGGCACGGCGCGCTCTACCTGTCAACCTCGTCGACAAACATCGCGCTGGGGTTCGTTGCGATGGACTCCAACGCTGGAGGGTCGGATGACATCGTTGTCGGCTGTGAAGCGGGACAGAACAGTCATGGCGGCACGGATAACATCGCCTACGGGTTCGTTGCCATGAGGGCCAGCGCCTCCAATTTCAACATCGGTATTGGAAGCAATGCGTTGTACTATGCCGGCGGTCCGACCAATACGGCGATCGGTGCGTCAGCGTTGCAGAACAACAGCGGGGCGAGCACCTTCTACAATATCGCCATCGGCGAGATCGCCATGTATCAGAACACGACAGGCGGGTCGTGCACAACGTTTGGCCTGGAGGCCCTTGTCAACAACACGTCCGGACTCAACGATATCTCCTTTGGCGCATTTTCCCTGCCCGCAAACACCACGGGGGAACTCGCCGTATCGGTGGGCACCGGCGCCACGGCGACAAGCAGTGGTTTTACAGAAGGCGTATCCCTTGGCTATGACGCCTCTTGTATGGCCAGCTACGAGGTCGTCGTCGGCAATTCGTCGATAACGAGTATCGGTGGCTATGCCAACTGGTCCAATTTTTCCGACGGGCGGTACAAGAAGAATGTCAAGGAGAATGTCCCGGGCCTGGCCTTTATCAGGCAATTGCGCCCGGTGACCTATAACCTGGATCTGACCGGGCTTGGCCGGGTGCTGACGTCGACGGTAGCACAGCCCACCGTCCTGTCGCCTGCGCGCCAGTTCGTGCCGGAGCCGGCGCCGGATCCCGCCCCCGTTGCCCTGAAGGAAAAGATCCGGTACACCGGGTTCGTTGCCCAAGAGGTGGATACGGCAGCCAAATCCCTTAGCTATAGTTTCGACGGGGTGGCGCACATGGGGACCACGCCTAGTCTGTACGGCCTGAATTACGGCGAGTTTGTAGTCCCGGTAACCGCCTCGGTCCAGGAGCTTAGCCGGATACACGATAGCCTTACACAGGTGTTGAGCGACCTCCAGGACGAGTTGTACAATGCCCACCTGCAATTGAACCGGCTTGCACAGATGGCCGCCATGGGATCGAAAGAACCCAGGAGCGACGCCAAGCCGGCAGACAGCGCCATGCTCACCGGCCGCGAAAAAAAGGGCCGCATCCAATAA
- a CDS encoding GlxA family transcriptional regulator, translating to MIDISILVLKNAVPASVADAAYVFSIVNDLLERSGREPLFRVRLVGLSREVRLNQFTIKPDVTMEEVERTDLIIIPSMTGDALAATYINKDFAPWIVDMYKDRGAEVASFCVGAFLLAFTGLLSGHQCTTHWAYANEFRYYYPDIDLVDEKVITHHQGLYSSGGNNAYWNLLLFLVEKYAGREIAIHTAKFFVVDLDRTIQSPFIIFAGQKNHRDEAIKKAQEYIEQNYAESLSVDKIADTFNVSRRTFERRFKKATRNTVVEYIQRVKIEATKKQLEIGRKSIHDVMYEVGYADIKTFREVFRKVTGMTPNEYRNKYNALQA from the coding sequence ATGATCGATATTTCGATTCTGGTGCTGAAAAACGCCGTCCCGGCCTCGGTTGCAGACGCCGCCTATGTTTTTTCCATCGTCAACGACCTCCTGGAACGGTCGGGTAGGGAACCCCTTTTTCGCGTCCGGCTGGTGGGTTTGTCCAGGGAAGTGCGATTAAACCAGTTTACGATAAAACCGGACGTGACGATGGAGGAGGTGGAACGGACCGACCTGATCATCATTCCCTCCATGACGGGGGACGCGCTGGCGGCGACCTATATCAACAAAGATTTTGCACCCTGGATTGTAGATATGTATAAGGATAGGGGAGCGGAAGTGGCCAGTTTTTGCGTAGGCGCCTTCCTGCTGGCCTTTACCGGTTTGTTGAGCGGACATCAGTGCACGACGCACTGGGCGTACGCCAACGAGTTCCGCTACTATTATCCCGACATCGACCTGGTCGACGAAAAAGTCATTACGCACCACCAAGGGCTCTATTCAAGCGGGGGGAACAATGCGTACTGGAACCTGTTGCTTTTTCTTGTGGAAAAATACGCCGGCCGCGAAATCGCCATCCATACCGCCAAGTTCTTCGTGGTGGACCTGGACAGGACGATCCAGTCACCGTTTATTATTTTTGCCGGGCAAAAAAACCACCGGGACGAAGCGATCAAAAAGGCCCAGGAATACATTGAACAAAACTACGCGGAGAGCCTGAGCGTGGACAAGATAGCAGATACCTTCAACGTCAGCCGGCGGACCTTCGAACGACGGTTTAAAAAGGCCACGCGCAACACGGTGGTGGAGTACATCCAGCGGGTCAAGATCGAGGCTACCAAGAAACAACTGGAGATCGGCCGGAAATCCATCCACGACGTGATGTACGAGGTCGGATACGCAGACATCAAAACCTTTCGGGAAGTCTTCCGGAAGGTCACCGGGATGACCCCCAACGAATACCGGAACAAATACAACGCCCTGCAGGCCTAG
- a CDS encoding LytR/AlgR family response regulator transcription factor, which yields MMVNCIAIDDEPLALSLVCSFIEQTPFLRLKGRYGNAAAALARLDVMDVQLVFLDIQMPDVSGMQLARILGNGRGPRIVFTTAYNHYAIEGYKVDALDYLLKPFNYEEFLRAASKARAYQAASPEQGYLFLKVEHQLVQVAHEDVLYVEACRDYVKVHIRGESKPVMSLTTLKSVEEKLPAGQFMRVHKSFIVSLGKINSISKSAVHIAGAVIAIGDQYKEGLKQFIEKWTL from the coding sequence ATGATGGTGAATTGTATCGCAATAGATGACGAGCCCCTGGCCTTGAGTCTTGTCTGTTCCTTTATTGAACAGACCCCTTTTTTAAGGCTCAAGGGCCGTTACGGAAATGCCGCGGCGGCATTGGCGCGGCTGGATGTTATGGATGTGCAACTGGTCTTCCTGGATATTCAAATGCCGGATGTCAGCGGCATGCAGTTGGCCCGTATCTTGGGAAACGGCAGGGGGCCGCGGATCGTTTTCACCACCGCATATAACCACTATGCCATCGAAGGATACAAGGTAGACGCGTTGGATTATTTGCTAAAACCCTTCAACTACGAGGAATTCCTCCGGGCCGCCAGCAAAGCCAGGGCGTATCAGGCCGCCTCCCCCGAACAGGGGTATCTTTTCCTGAAAGTAGAACACCAACTGGTACAGGTGGCCCATGAGGACGTCCTCTATGTCGAAGCCTGCAGGGACTATGTCAAGGTACACATCAGGGGAGAAAGCAAGCCGGTGATGTCGCTCACCACCCTTAAAAGTGTAGAAGAAAAGCTACCGGCCGGTCAATTTATGCGGGTACATAAGTCATTTATTGTATCCCTGGGGAAGATCAACAGCATTTCCAAGTCCGCCGTGCATATCGCCGGCGCGGTCATTGCGATTGGAGATCAATATAAGGAGGGGCTTAAGCAATTCATTGAAAAATGGACGCTTTGA
- a CDS encoding VOC family protein — translation MIAATHYLNFPGNTEEAMNFYKSVFGGEFIAFHRFKDSPGFEKMPKHEQNMIMHASLPLGKGLLMATDTLDSMEQTLTPGNNYHIVVHTESEEETNTLFKGLSAGGKIEMPLNKTFWGAYFGMCRDKFGIQWMLSYDINHPTIDHVKS, via the coding sequence ATGATTGCAGCCACACACTACCTGAATTTTCCCGGCAATACGGAAGAGGCCATGAATTTCTATAAATCGGTTTTCGGAGGCGAGTTTATCGCCTTCCACCGTTTTAAGGACAGCCCGGGTTTCGAGAAGATGCCAAAGCATGAGCAAAACATGATCATGCACGCCTCGCTGCCCCTCGGCAAAGGGCTCCTCATGGCCACCGACACCCTGGACTCCATGGAGCAGACCCTGACACCGGGGAACAACTACCACATCGTCGTCCACACCGAAAGTGAGGAAGAAACCAATACCCTGTTCAAGGGCTTGTCGGCGGGCGGCAAGATCGAAATGCCCCTCAACAAGACCTTCTGGGGGGCTTATTTCGGCATGTGCCGCGACAAATTCGGCATCCAATGGATGCTCAGCTATGATATAAACCATCCAACCATAGATCATGTCAAGAGTTAA